From the Leptospira sp. WS60.C2 genome, one window contains:
- a CDS encoding GNAT family N-acetyltransferase, which produces MKQNTLNKTERILEVRLAENQLEIERALALRYEVFNLEMGEGLPQSSATRKDRDEYDLYCHHLIVIDKSTEDKKIVGTYRILTRQNAKNGIGFYSENEFDITSIYNLPDEIAEVGRSCVHPEYRDGSVISLLWQGLAEFMNKHNVRYLMGCGSIHSTDAAVASQSYGFLKAKDAIAPEEFRVYPNPDYVLPGFDANYHVEDPKVISKNIPPLLKGYLRVGAKICGIPALDSIFGTTDVFILFDRKEITERYAKHYMNA; this is translated from the coding sequence ATGAAACAAAATACATTAAACAAAACAGAACGGATCCTAGAAGTTCGTTTAGCAGAAAACCAACTCGAAATTGAAAGAGCACTTGCCTTACGTTACGAAGTGTTTAACTTAGAAATGGGAGAAGGTTTGCCACAGTCTTCTGCTACTAGAAAAGATCGGGATGAATATGATTTATACTGCCACCACTTGATCGTGATTGATAAATCCACGGAAGACAAGAAAATCGTGGGTACCTACCGAATCCTAACTCGCCAAAATGCAAAAAACGGAATCGGTTTTTATAGCGAAAATGAATTTGATATTACATCAATTTACAACTTACCAGATGAAATCGCAGAAGTAGGTCGTTCTTGTGTGCATCCTGAATACAGAGACGGATCAGTCATTTCCCTATTATGGCAAGGTCTTGCAGAATTCATGAATAAACATAATGTGCGTTATCTTATGGGTTGCGGATCCATTCACTCCACAGATGCAGCCGTCGCCTCTCAATCGTATGGTTTCTTAAAAGCAAAAGATGCGATTGCTCCAGAAGAATTCCGAGTCTATCCGAATCCTGATTACGTTCTCCCTGGTTTTGATGCCAATTATCATGTGGAAGATCCGAAGGTGATCTCCAAAAATATTCCTCCACTTTTGAAAGGATACCTCCGCGTAGGTGCTAAAATCTGTGGAATTCCTGCACTAGATTCTATTTTTGGTACTACAGACGTGTTCATTCTTTTCGACCGCAAAGAAATTACGGAGAGATATGCGAAACACTACATGAATGCATGA
- a CDS encoding MFS transporter, translating into MSFPYTLVTLVFLSMLPVTMIVPVVKDIVKDRLLGSNWEVAYFTSIPMLGSFLFAPVAGMISDRFKNRKYFISFFCFLDAGLFFLLTVVTDMGLFLFLRFLEGAAHIFIIGLLLSSAADQENDPRNKRYYGKGILMGITGMFLSLGGAFGMPLGILGRSNPLLPFYVGSGILIFVGIMSLFMLKDRGIHKVKDFKLSDLKLAIWENPFLFVPFLFNFIDRFTVGFIISSFNIHLRETLAFHPGMLGVFLGLVLFPMSLLSYPSALLSRKTGVLPLVLVGSTIYGIFLGLSGTTNDYWYLFLFLLICGIGAGVMFVPSMMLASKMSKPGLTATTMSAFTGVGSLGFMLGPIVSVQMQSVFESLLPREYSFSALSFFFGFLEIGLVFMTIPFFKKILSKMNRIDEEREKITLANPDPLL; encoded by the coding sequence TTGAGTTTCCCGTATACACTCGTAACTTTAGTATTTTTATCGATGTTACCGGTCACAATGATTGTGCCTGTTGTCAAAGACATCGTAAAAGATCGGTTGCTCGGATCGAATTGGGAAGTTGCCTATTTCACAAGCATACCTATGTTAGGTTCTTTCCTATTTGCTCCTGTTGCGGGAATGATTTCAGATCGTTTTAAAAACAGGAAGTATTTCATCAGTTTTTTCTGCTTTTTAGATGCGGGACTCTTTTTTCTATTAACTGTCGTTACAGACATGGGACTCTTTTTATTCCTTCGTTTTTTAGAAGGAGCTGCCCATATTTTTATCATTGGCCTTCTCCTCAGCTCAGCTGCCGACCAAGAAAATGACCCAAGAAACAAACGGTATTACGGTAAGGGCATTCTTATGGGTATCACAGGAATGTTTTTATCCTTGGGTGGAGCTTTCGGAATGCCTTTAGGAATTCTAGGAAGAAGTAATCCGTTGTTACCTTTTTACGTAGGATCTGGAATTCTTATCTTTGTTGGGATCATGAGTTTATTCATGTTAAAAGACCGTGGAATCCACAAAGTAAAAGATTTTAAACTCAGTGATTTAAAATTGGCAATTTGGGAAAATCCATTTTTGTTCGTTCCTTTTCTTTTTAACTTTATCGATCGGTTTACCGTTGGATTTATCATCTCTTCCTTTAACATTCACTTAAGGGAAACTCTTGCCTTTCATCCCGGTATGTTAGGTGTATTCTTAGGTCTTGTTTTGTTTCCAATGAGTTTATTATCCTATCCATCTGCTTTACTTTCTCGTAAAACAGGCGTTTTGCCCTTAGTGCTCGTTGGTTCTACAATTTATGGGATCTTCTTAGGTTTGTCTGGTACAACGAACGATTATTGGTATTTATTTCTTTTTTTACTCATTTGCGGAATTGGTGCCGGTGTAATGTTTGTGCCTTCCATGATGCTTGCAAGTAAGATGTCAAAACCAGGCCTTACTGCCACAACAATGTCGGCATTTACAGGAGTTGGTTCCCTCGGTTTTATGTTAGGTCCGATTGTATCCGTTCAAATGCAGTCCGTTTTCGAGTCCCTACTACCTCGAGAATATAGTTTTTCTGCCCTGTCTTTCTTTTTTGGATTTTTAGAGATCGGTCTAGTCTTTATGACAATTCCATTTTTTAAAAAGATTTTAAGCAAAATGAACCGAATCGACGAAGAAAGGGAAAAGATTACACTTGCCAATCCCGATCCCCTCTTGTAA
- a CDS encoding heme oxygenase (biliverdin-producing), producing the protein MSVAMMLREGTAQKHEETEKVPYIRAIFRGGLDAQTYTYQLESLHAVYQVMEELYRKNKDNPILSKLYFPSLFRESSLKEDIATFQKKFGTKLRGEISKATENYINHIRNIANSKPELLVAQAYVRYLGDLSGGQAIKKVVAKTFGLEGNEGTAFYEFPEIEDLMAFKGIYRQNLDTLPLNDAQKAELLEEAKTTFDLNKFLFIELDSDLKQNIGIERYQTLLPAG; encoded by the coding sequence ATGTCAGTTGCAATGATGTTACGTGAGGGAACGGCACAAAAACACGAGGAAACCGAAAAAGTTCCCTACATCCGTGCTATTTTTCGAGGGGGCCTCGATGCCCAAACCTATACCTATCAGTTGGAAAGCCTCCACGCGGTCTACCAAGTGATGGAAGAACTCTACCGCAAGAACAAGGACAATCCCATCCTATCCAAACTCTACTTTCCCAGTTTGTTTCGTGAATCTAGCCTAAAGGAAGATATCGCTACATTCCAAAAAAAGTTTGGCACAAAACTCAGAGGCGAAATTTCCAAGGCGACCGAAAATTACATCAACCACATTCGAAACATTGCCAATTCCAAACCAGAACTCCTAGTAGCACAAGCTTACGTTCGTTATCTGGGAGATTTATCGGGTGGCCAAGCCATCAAAAAAGTAGTGGCAAAAACCTTCGGACTCGAGGGAAATGAAGGAACTGCCTTTTATGAATTTCCGGAGATTGAAGATCTCATGGCATTCAAAGGGATTTACCGTCAAAATTTGGATACATTACCTTTGAATGATGCACAAAAAGCAGAACTTTTAGAAGAAGCAAAAACAACTTTTGATTTGAATAAATTTTTGTTTATTGAATTAGATTCTGACTTAAAACAAAATATAGGAATAGAACGATATCAAACGCTTCTACCAGCAGGTTAA